One segment of Vibrio mimicus DNA contains the following:
- the fabG gene encoding 3-oxoacyl-ACP reductase FabG → MNLEGKVALVTGASRGIGKAIAELLAERGAKVIGTATSESGAQAISDYLGDNGKGMALNVTNPESIEAVLKTITDEFGGVDILVNNAGITRDNLLMRMKEEEWSDIMETNLTSIFRLSKAVLRGMMKKRQGRIINVGSVVGTMGNAGQANYAAAKAGVIGFTKSMAREVASRGVTVNTVAPGFIETDMTKALNDEQRTATLAQVPAGRLGDPREIASAVVFLASPEAAYITGETLHVNGGMYMI, encoded by the coding sequence ATGAATCTAGAAGGCAAAGTTGCCCTAGTGACAGGTGCAAGCCGCGGTATTGGTAAAGCGATTGCTGAACTGTTAGCCGAACGCGGTGCCAAAGTGATTGGTACGGCGACCAGCGAAAGCGGTGCGCAAGCGATCAGTGACTACTTGGGTGACAATGGTAAAGGCATGGCACTGAATGTGACCAATCCTGAATCGATTGAAGCGGTTCTGAAAACCATCACTGATGAGTTTGGCGGCGTGGATATTCTGGTGAACAACGCCGGTATCACTCGCGATAACCTGCTGATGCGTATGAAAGAAGAAGAGTGGTCAGACATTATGGAGACCAACCTGACTTCCATTTTCCGCCTGTCCAAAGCTGTGCTGCGCGGCATGATGAAAAAACGCCAAGGTCGCATTATCAACGTAGGTTCTGTTGTGGGCACTATGGGTAACGCGGGTCAAGCAAACTATGCCGCAGCAAAAGCGGGCGTAATTGGCTTTACTAAGTCAATGGCGCGTGAAGTTGCATCACGCGGTGTGACAGTCAACACAGTTGCACCAGGTTTTATCGAAACTGATATGACAAAAGCGCTGAATGACGAGCAACGTACTGCTACACTAGCGCAGGTTCCAGCAGGTCGACTGGGGGATCCTCGTGAGATTGCTTCTGCGGTCGTTTTCTTGGCATCACCAGAAGCGGCATACATCACCGGCGAAACATTGCATGTTAATGGTGGTATGTACATGATCTAA
- the acpP gene encoding acyl carrier protein, whose product MSNIEERVKKIIIEQLGVDEAEVKNESSFVEDLGADSLDTVELVMALEEEFDTEIPDEEAEKITTVQAAIDYVTSNAQ is encoded by the coding sequence ATGAGCAACATCGAAGAACGCGTAAAGAAAATCATTATTGAACAGCTAGGTGTAGACGAAGCAGAAGTAAAGAATGAATCTTCTTTCGTTGAAGACCTGGGTGCTGATTCTCTTGATACTGTTGAGCTGGTAATGGCTCTGGAAGAGGAATTCGATACTGAGATTCCTGATGAAGAAGCAGAGAAAATCACTACTGTTCAAGCTGCGATCGATTACGTAACCAGCAACGCTCAGTAA
- the fabF gene encoding beta-ketoacyl-ACP synthase II: protein MSKRRVVVTGMGMLSPVGNTVESSWKALLAGQSGIVNIEHFDTTNFSTRFAGLVKGFDCEQYMSKKDARKMDLFIQYGIAAGIQALEDSGLEVNEENAARIGVAIGSGIGGLELIETGHQALIEKGPRKVSPFFVPSTIVNMIAGNLSIMRGLRGPNIAISTACTTGLHNIGHAARMIAYGDADAMVAGGAEKASTPLGMAGFGAAKALSTRNDEPQKASRPWDKDRDGFVLGDGAGVMVLEEYEHAKARGAKIYAEVVGFGMSGDAYHMTSPSEDGSGGALAMEAAMRDAGVTGVQIGYVNAHGTSTPAGDVAEVKGIKRALGEAGTKQVLISSTKSMTGHLLGAAGSAEAIITVMSLVDQIVPPTINLDNPEEDLGVDLVPHVARKVENMEYAMCNSFGFGGTNGSLIFKRM, encoded by the coding sequence GTGTCCAAGCGTCGCGTTGTTGTCACTGGCATGGGTATGTTGTCACCGGTAGGCAACACTGTAGAGTCATCTTGGAAAGCCTTGTTAGCGGGCCAAAGTGGTATCGTTAACATTGAGCACTTCGACACTACCAATTTTTCTACTCGTTTCGCAGGCCTAGTAAAAGGTTTTGATTGCGAGCAGTACATGTCAAAAAAAGATGCCCGCAAAATGGATTTGTTTATCCAGTATGGTATTGCTGCGGGTATTCAGGCTTTGGAAGATTCAGGCCTAGAAGTTAATGAAGAAAATGCTGCACGCATTGGTGTAGCCATTGGTTCTGGTATCGGTGGCCTTGAGTTGATTGAAACCGGACATCAAGCGTTAATCGAGAAAGGCCCACGTAAGGTTAGTCCTTTCTTCGTACCCTCAACTATTGTGAACATGATAGCGGGTAATCTGTCTATCATGCGTGGTCTACGTGGTCCAAACATTGCGATCTCAACGGCTTGTACCACAGGCTTGCATAACATTGGCCATGCGGCTCGCATGATTGCTTACGGTGATGCAGATGCCATGGTGGCGGGTGGTGCAGAAAAAGCATCCACACCACTGGGTATGGCGGGTTTTGGTGCGGCAAAAGCACTGTCAACTCGTAACGATGAGCCACAAAAAGCGTCTCGTCCTTGGGATAAAGATCGTGATGGTTTTGTTCTTGGTGACGGTGCCGGCGTTATGGTGCTGGAAGAGTATGAGCACGCAAAAGCGCGTGGCGCGAAAATTTATGCTGAAGTAGTTGGCTTTGGTATGTCGGGTGATGCGTATCACATGACTTCACCAAGTGAAGACGGCTCTGGCGGCGCGTTGGCGATGGAAGCTGCAATGCGTGATGCTGGTGTGACTGGCGTGCAAATCGGCTACGTTAATGCTCATGGTACTTCTACACCAGCGGGTGACGTTGCGGAAGTCAAAGGTATTAAACGTGCTTTGGGCGAAGCTGGAACTAAACAAGTGCTGATTTCATCGACCAAGTCAATGACGGGTCATTTGTTAGGTGCTGCAGGTTCAGCGGAAGCGATCATTACTGTGATGTCTTTGGTTGACCAAATCGTACCGCCAACCATCAATCTGGATAATCCAGAAGAAGATTTAGGCGTGGATTTGGTTCCACATGTAGCACGTAAAGTTGAGAACATGGAATACGCCATGTGTAACTCATTCGGCTTTGGTGGAACTAACGGTAGCTTGATTTTCAAACGCATGTAA
- the pabC gene encoding aminodeoxychorismate lyase — MYWVNGNRLNDVPIHDRSFQYGDGCFTTILTKYGQIQLWPQHKARLQACLDALHITQPDWNRVIEGLEAMICPDAKGGLKIHISRGVGGRGYSPTQVSESSVTISAFPFPSHYEQWRQTGVALGICEQRMGLNPLLAGHKHNNRLEQVLLKREMDLAGFDDGICLDIHGRVIETTVANLFWCKDGHIFTPCLNNAGVAGIARQRVMDIAKLLGWPVVIDEFALESMLAADEVFITNALLEVAPVKQIGAQQYTIGSMTRRIQESSNS, encoded by the coding sequence ATGTACTGGGTTAATGGTAACAGGCTTAATGATGTACCGATTCATGATCGATCCTTTCAATATGGTGATGGTTGTTTCACGACAATTCTGACCAAGTATGGTCAAATTCAACTCTGGCCACAGCATAAAGCACGATTGCAAGCCTGCCTTGATGCGCTACATATCACTCAACCTGATTGGAATCGGGTGATAGAGGGGTTAGAGGCGATGATTTGCCCCGATGCCAAAGGCGGGCTCAAAATACACATTAGCCGAGGTGTAGGTGGGCGCGGTTACAGCCCTACTCAAGTGAGTGAAAGCAGTGTTACTATTAGCGCCTTTCCTTTTCCTTCTCATTATGAGCAATGGCGTCAAACTGGGGTGGCATTAGGTATTTGTGAACAGCGAATGGGGTTAAATCCTCTACTAGCGGGTCATAAACACAATAATCGGCTTGAGCAAGTTTTACTTAAGCGTGAGATGGATCTGGCAGGATTTGATGATGGTATCTGCTTGGATATACACGGTAGAGTGATTGAAACGACAGTTGCCAACCTATTTTGGTGTAAAGATGGGCACATTTTTACACCTTGTTTAAACAATGCGGGAGTCGCAGGTATCGCGCGACAACGCGTAATGGATATTGCAAAACTTTTAGGATGGCCTGTGGTCATTGATGAGTTTGCGCTTGAGTCTATGTTGGCTGCGGATGAAGTTTTCATCACCAATGCGCTACTTGAAGTTGCTCCAGTAAAGCAAATTGGTGCACAGCAATATACGATAGGTAGTATGACGCGACGAATTCAGGAGAGTAGTAATTCGTGA
- the mltG gene encoding endolytic transglycosylase MltG — translation MIKKLVLVFVALICVVAGGYLYFVNQMDKYLAQPLGIEQAQLVTIAPGTSLSRELIVLTEQEWIKDSFVADWVRRFHPELSKIKAGTYKLQPEMTLEQALALLVSGKEYQFSITFVEGSRFQDWRAILENNENVDNQLTGLSETEIAKILGIEQEKLEGLFLAETYHFTKGTSDVEILKRANQKLEKFLQVTWEHRQEGLPIQTPYEALILASIIEKETSIAEERERIAAVFINRLNKRMRLQTDPTVIYGMGETYDGNIRKKDLRARTPYNTYVINGLPPTPIAMPGEASIYAALNPEQSDYLYFVASGEGGHNFSKTLADHNRAVRAYLKKLRTKQ, via the coding sequence GTGATTAAAAAGCTGGTATTGGTTTTTGTTGCCCTGATCTGTGTTGTGGCAGGTGGCTACTTATATTTTGTCAATCAGATGGATAAGTACCTTGCTCAGCCACTAGGGATTGAGCAGGCGCAGCTTGTCACGATTGCCCCAGGCACAAGCTTGAGTCGTGAACTTATAGTATTGACGGAACAAGAATGGATTAAAGACAGTTTTGTTGCTGACTGGGTACGCCGTTTTCATCCAGAATTATCCAAAATTAAGGCGGGGACCTACAAACTGCAACCAGAGATGACATTAGAGCAAGCTCTGGCGCTATTGGTGTCTGGCAAGGAGTATCAATTTTCGATTACTTTTGTGGAAGGAAGCCGTTTTCAAGACTGGAGGGCGATCCTGGAAAATAATGAAAATGTTGATAATCAACTGACGGGGTTGTCTGAAACAGAAATAGCCAAAATCTTGGGGATTGAGCAGGAGAAGCTGGAGGGGCTGTTCCTCGCTGAAACGTACCACTTCACTAAAGGTACGAGCGATGTTGAGATCCTGAAGCGAGCCAATCAAAAATTAGAAAAGTTTCTGCAAGTGACGTGGGAACACCGCCAAGAAGGCTTACCAATCCAAACTCCTTATGAAGCGCTGATTCTGGCCTCGATCATCGAAAAAGAGACTTCGATAGCGGAAGAAAGAGAGCGTATTGCAGCGGTATTCATTAATCGATTGAATAAGCGTATGCGTTTACAAACGGATCCAACTGTGATTTACGGTATGGGTGAAACGTACGATGGTAATATCCGTAAGAAAGATCTGCGCGCCCGCACTCCTTATAACACTTATGTGATCAACGGCTTGCCGCCGACGCCTATTGCGATGCCCGGCGAAGCATCTATCTATGCTGCATTAAACCCAGAGCAAAGTGACTATCTTTACTTTGTAGCGAGTGGTGAAGGCGGACACAATTTCTCTAAAACACTCGCAGATCACAATCGTGCTGTGCGTGCTTATCTCAAAAAACTTAGAACGAAACAATGA
- the tmk gene encoding dTMP kinase — protein sequence MNAKFIVIEGLEGAGKSTAIQVIVETLHQHGIEQITRTREPGGTVLAEKLRALVKEEHPGEELQDITELLLVYAARVQLVENVIKPALAQGSWVVGDRHDMSSQAYQGGGRQIAPSTMQNLKQTALGDFKPDLTLYLDIDPKVGLERARGRGELDRIEKMDISFFERARQRYLELAECDDTVILVDAEQSIEQVSKDIRTALEDWLSRVDYV from the coding sequence ATGAACGCAAAATTTATCGTAATAGAAGGGCTTGAAGGGGCAGGCAAAAGTACGGCCATTCAAGTTATCGTAGAGACCTTGCACCAGCACGGTATCGAGCAAATTACTCGTACGCGTGAGCCGGGGGGCACAGTGCTAGCGGAAAAACTACGAGCTTTAGTGAAAGAAGAACATCCTGGTGAAGAGCTACAAGACATTACTGAGTTATTATTGGTATACGCAGCACGGGTTCAATTGGTTGAAAATGTGATTAAACCAGCGTTAGCGCAAGGCTCTTGGGTGGTTGGGGACCGTCATGATATGTCTTCCCAAGCGTATCAAGGTGGTGGAAGACAGATTGCACCAAGTACGATGCAAAACCTTAAACAAACCGCGTTAGGTGATTTTAAACCTGACCTCACCTTGTATTTGGATATTGATCCTAAAGTGGGGTTAGAACGTGCCCGTGGACGTGGTGAGCTAGATCGCATAGAGAAAATGGATATCAGCTTTTTTGAGCGTGCTCGTCAGCGTTATCTCGAATTGGCAGAGTGTGACGATACAGTGATTTTGGTCGATGCAGAACAGTCCATTGAGCAAGTCTCGAAAGATATTCGTACGGCACTTGAAGATTGGCTAAGCCGTGTTGACTATGTCTAA